A window of Podospora bellae-mahoneyi strain CBS 112042 chromosome 1 map unlocalized CBS112042p_1.3, whole genome shotgun sequence genomic DNA:
tgccGCTCCGCCGGCCATCAAGAAACCGATCACGAGGATCAAGCTCACCAACACGACTGGTCTTGTCAAGGGCAGGCCAATCGGCAAGGGCTCCCGTGGTGGCGGCAAGCCGGGCGGCTCCACATTGAATGCAGAAGGCAAACTGCCAACCTTGACCGAGCTCCAGGCTGAGGCGCCAGAGAAGAGCTACTCGGAAATGAGCAAAAGTGAAAAGATGAGCTACTCGATGAGAAGTGAGTTTTaacccctcaacaacatgtTGTTTTCGGTATGCTAACAAATGACACAGGACGCTGGGCTTCGGGAGAGATGCAAGGCGCGGTCGAAAAACGCCGGACGaccctcgccaacaagaaggcggagaaAGCGACTGGCCGGCCTGGTGAAGATTCGGCTCCTGGATCGGCCAATCACTCGGGAGCGAGCACACCCCAACCGCAGCCCCAAATGCTGCCGCAGCCACCACAAGTTCAGGCTCTGCCACCAGTCCAGCATCAGATTCCAGCACATCAACCACCGAtgggcatgatgatgggctcAGGGCCTCTTGCCTTGCCTGGAGGCCCTCCGCCCCCGCCTGCTCCTCATGGTCCACCGGTTCTTGTGCAGCCGAGAACTCTGCAGCCTCCGCCTGCCATgcaacaacctcagcctTGGGGTCCGCCGTCTATCATGCCAGGACAAGCAGGGCAAATGGTATTTTCgttccctccaccacctcatcagTTTCACGGTCATCCGGGACATCCAGGGCATTCTGGACCCATGAACTAAATCGTAGGAGATGAAAAGATCGATCTCTTGTTGTCAATTGGAGGAAATGAACTGTTAATGGGAGGAAAGGATGTTGATTTACACGAGAGAGGAAACACCAGTCGTGTGGAGTGTTTAGATGGAACGGCGTCATCCTTTGTAGCGATCTGGTGTCAAAGGCCGCGTTTTCCGTTACAAGAAGGAGCGGGTGAAGAGAGTTAAAGATCTCAGTTTTTTTCAGTTGTTCGGGTCAAAGCAGTCATTTTCCAATCTCATGGGAGAAGACGAacttgatggggatggatggatctGGGGCGGTAGGTTTGGCATGGCAGCATACAGCATGGGCGGCAAAAGCGATGTATATTTTTGCATTAGCATTTTCACTGCACTGCAGAGCGTGGGCTGGGATTTGCATTCGGCAATCGGGACATGGCATCAAGGTCGGGTACACTGCGTCAACAGCATCGATGGCAGCAAGTAGCAATACTAGACTACACTGTTGCCTCTCTAATTGTCTTGATCATCTTCCAGGACAGTCTCGAATGCCTTGGGTATCCTCATAAAGTCACTCTTGTCCCTCTGAACTGCCACATCCGgcctcaccaagctcaaccacTTTCCATCACCAGGATGCAGCCCCTCTCCCAAGTCCTTGTACACCTGCACACTCACCAGCGTCTTGTCCCCAATCAGTCTGATCCTCACGACGGTCTCGGTGTAGCACTTCCCGCAAAACAAACCCtcaattttcttttcctcctcactcTTCCACTcgtgcttcttctccgctCCCTCCGAGTCAGTGGTAGTGAAATTCACAGCCGAGTACCGCACGTGgttcttcccttcccctttgaCGCTCGTAAACTTGATGTGAGTGTGCAAGCAGGGTTTAAAGTCCCTGTACCCGGAGCCGATGAGGCCGTGCTTGACGACGGCGTGCCCGTGGGTGGTGGCCTCTGTCCAGCCGCCTAGGTCGGTCTGCAGGATGAAGGCGAGGGCGAActcgaggtggagggttttttgggcggtgatgaggggggttagGACCCAAGATAGGGAAGGGTTGGAGCCGGTGGTGGCTGCGCAGGCGAGGATGCCTAGATCttcggaggggttgagggtgttggtgcGGTGTTTTCTGAGGAGCTCGTAGAGGTGGtagaaggagatggagagggggagggatttgtggattggggggagggtggttagGCAGCCTAGGGAGGGGTCTTTGCTGAGGGTGGACCAAATCTCGTGGAAGGCGtaggaggaagggaaggggtcggtggggggttgattgcCGGAGGGTTTGGTCTTTGAGCCGCTGGGAAGGAGGGACGAGTCAAAGAGAATGGGGTTGCGGGCCGGGTTATGGTTGTTGCAGCCGTCGTTGGGACCGTGGACACAAGGGAGGTTGCCTTGCCATGTTTCAGAGTCGGGAAGAAGGGTGATCTcctgggagagagagggaggtggtagGAGGGGAGATTCCTTGTGACGGAAGAAGGATTTGAGTTTGTTCATGTTGAGTGGAAGGATCAAGAACAACGCTGTTGACCTGAAGAAGGGATGATCTGACCACTCTCTGATTTTATACAATCTTGATGGCGGTCGAGGTTAGGAACGTCGTTGATTTTAGCGTTTGGTTCTAAACTCTGCCAAGTTCTCTCTAGAACATAATAAGAACCCCCTGACCACTGCGTGAGATTGTGGCGGCTtggccgtggtggctgcCTCCGACTGCGCCAACCAGCTGAACAATCTTTCTTCTACACCACGGAAAGTCCATTCTAGAAAACCAAACACAGCCCCATCAATATCGCAGAAGCATCACATAAGCACGTTGTTGTCCCACACGCACTGGTATCCCAGATCAGGAAATCAGTTCGGACTCAGTTCATCAATCACTGCCCTCGAGGCAGCGCTTGCCGCTTCAAAGATTGCTCGCCCGTCCTCAGACTCCAACTTGACTTTTTGCTCCTGTTTGTCATTCCTGACCATGGCTGTTAGCGTCTCCTACATAGTCGTGATGGGCTATTGCCAAGCTCACATGGTCAAGAGTTGCGTGCCAAACACAAACAGCCGCGATAAGGAGCTCAAGAACTCAATCGCGCTTCCGTCTCCCTCTTTATCGGATTTCAACCCCGCAAACACTCGCTGAGCTTCAGCCACGGCCTTGTCCAGCTCAATCCCTAGTTGCGGCAAGACGACGTCGGCTCCTTGAGCGCAGACTGCGAGTTGAGTCGCATGCTCCCGGAAAATGGCAAGTCTCGCGGCGAAAGCCCTGGCTGGCGATAACTTCACCGGCAAGCCCTTTCCTATCTGGTTGTCTGGGTCTTCGCTGTGTTCTGTCCCGGCGAGCGAGATTGTGGCAAGGGCAGCGGTTGCGGCATCAGACAAGGCCGTGCACTTGGCTTCGAAGGAGGTTTTGTCATAAGTAGCATCAGCCATTAGGAAAAGGGGATATGATATCTTGGCTTAATCCAAAAAGCAGGTGGGACTAATCGAAGCTGATGGTTTAAGTGTGAGTGGTGATTACCGGTATGAATCCGGTGCTGTAATTAGAGACTGACTTGGCTTTTATCCAAGTGCGGGGTTTAAAAAGGCCAGTCATATCCGGCACAAGATGGTAGGTGGCGGAAACGGGGCATATCACCTACACAGAATGCCACGTTCCTGGCGCGAAACAAGCACGGTCCCAAAGCAGGACAGTGTTCTGTGAATAATTCCAAACTTTCCGCGACACCCACTGTATTCTGAGATCTAAGCTAATCCTGACGCTGACTGACTGGGCACCTGCTTGTCATCTCGTATCACCATTGCGAGCAATTGGCAGGCCTTGGTCTTGCTCATAGGGAGACACTCACTCATGGGCCGGCCATCTTTGGGCAAAAACATGTTCCATCCCGAAAACTCGATGTTGTCTGGATCGGTTTCATGGGTTCCAGCCGCAATTGGGTCTCCAGGCGGGCGGTCTCGATAGTAAACACTAGCAAGGACAAGCTCGCCGCTCAGTACTTTCCTGTCGGCACTTTGAGAGAATGTCTCTTGGAGAGGCTCGTAGCTTGACCTGGGCCAAAATCCATGCGCTGAGGATGCTGGATAGATTTCGGCTATGAAAAGGGAGCGATACTGCCCCGCAACACGGGCAATGACTGTTGTTCGCATTTTGAGTTGATATTGCTGATCGTCAGTTTTGAGATCGGAGGGGCCGCCGACTATCGGATGATGTCATATAAGGTTGGTGGGCAGACGGATAGCAATGGAAACCCTCAGGCTTTGGGTGTGTTGACGGGGTGGgggtgacggaggagatgaggcCATAAAAGGTCGCGCCCACGTTGAGTGTGCTACAAGAGCATTGTGACATGAAAAAAGAATTCCTGTATCTAGTGCCTTTGTATTTAGTGAAGTCTTCGTACCACCGATGGCTCCCGATTGCTGATAATTCCGCTCTTTGCCTAGCTGCTCGACAAACCCGTCTATACGTACCTTGCCTTATATTACCTCGAGTCATCACAAGTTTCTGGATCCTGATCCTGACGCCGAGATAATAGGGAAGGGACCTCAAACGACTATCACGTAGGTCCTAATTAGTGAACTGCTGTGGATAATCCCAGTAGGCTTAGAGGGTACCTACCTAATCATCCATCAAGCTACAATCGGAAAATAATgcgggagggtttggggTAATTGCCTGACCAGGCCATAAAGTCAAGGTTCATATGCGCGAAGCGGCCGGAGTTTACACGAGAGAGATGTGTGGAATTGGTCTAATCTGACTCCTAAATCTTCAAGTCCTGGTGGTAAGACATAATGCCACGGTACCCTGTTGGCCTTTTCCCAACCCAAGATATAACACAAACCTTCCCAAACGCCGAAACTCCATGTTGGATAGCAGAGAATCATGGAATGTTCTTGGTTGTAATCCCCCGCGGTCTGGAATTTCTCCAACAAAAGAAGCTCTGTCCCTGGTTAACCCCATCTAGAGGAGGAATCCCGCAAGTCCGCCAACAAGACCCAGGCTCAGGCCAGCAGTGATAACAGCACCGGCCGCACTCTGGGACGAGCTTGTGACAGTCCCAGTCGCGGTGCCCACAGGAGTCCCAGAGACCTCAGTGACGGTGGCACTTGGCTCCTGTTGCTTTCCCTCCATCGAGGCAGAAGTGGAAGCTAACGATTCCAACAAGGTCGACAGCGACGCCAGAGACGAAGTGACAGGATCGACCTTGCCCGTGACAACGCcggatgacgacgacggagTCGGAGTGACGGTGCCGATCACGGCGGTGCTGGTCTCGAGGATCCTGCCCGAGCTGGTAAAGATGACCTCGACGCCCTCGAGAGTCTTGCTTGCAGTGGTAGCAGCGGGGGGGGCTGTATAAAACATGGTCAGCCAATTCTCCAGGGTTAGAGATTAAAAAAGACATACCTCTGCCGCAAATATTTTTGCCCTCAGAGATAACCCACTCGGCCTGTTCGATGTTTTCGCAGGACTCAACTGCACAATCATGGATGCCATAGTTGAAATCGGGTTTGGAGCACAGGCAGTAGATGTCGTCGGGCTGTTGGCAACCGAGGTGCATGTGGAGCGCTAGCATATTGCTGATGCACGACTGCTTGGTATGTTAGCAACATCACCGTTCACAGAAGCACGCAGCAGGTAATTGTCACTGACGGCACAGTTTGGAAGGCCAAACTTGGGTAGCTGCTGGGTAGAAGCGAGGCCGGCCAGGGCGGCAACGACCAAAGTGGAAGCAGTCGTAGTCTTCATCGTCTCTGCTGTAGCTGGTGATGTTTGCTTTAGATCGAAGGTACAATAGATTTTTGTTGGGTGAACCGTGACTGTCAGGTTGACGGACCATGCAACAGAGAAGTTTTTAAAAGATGGAGCAGAAGCCCGAGGGCTTTTTGCCCTGGGCTGAAATCTTGATAAGCCTCAAACACCAAGAAGCTTTGGGAGGCACACAATCTGAGAAAGAAATGACGAGTCGCCGTACAATTTGGTTGAAAGTTTGATGATCGCACCAGAAAACGTCCCAGCATGCATGTAAATGCAAAAGAGAGATGCCTGGCTATTCAAAATACACCGATAGATGACCAACTGAGAGCCCAGATTCTCCCTACTTGGGTGCACAAAATGTCCAACTGGGCCCCTCACGAAGCAAGCCACAAGCCACCAGCGAGGGCACCTCCGGCCACAGCCCACAAGCTTATggccttcctccccaccgcaACGCCTCTCATCCTTTGAACCAACTTCTCCCCAAGTGGCTGGATACTCCTTTCGAAGGAATCATAATCTTTGGCAGCCCAATCAGCCCCATCCTTGCCAGGCACTGCATCTTCGCCCGTAAACGCCACATACAACACATCCATTCCGTCGTAGCCGCTGTCACCTGTCATATTCTTTCCCCAACAGGCGGTGGCAAGCGCTATGCTTACCTCGCCTACCATGGGATTGTCGCCGTCATCTCCGTTTGTGTCGCCCCAGATGCCATACACCAGCTTGTTGCCTGGGCACACAACAGCCATTACGGACAATGGTCTCACGCCGTAGTCTGTTGGGTCAAACGTCCGCCAACCAGGTTTGCTACCGCTATTTCCAAAGACGACATACGGGTGTACATAAGTATTGAGGTCGGATATACCAACTTTGAAGGACTGAATGAGGTCTCGGAAAGCCGTCGCGTCTTGGTAGTCCGGACTTCTTCCTAACGAGCACCTTCCGTCGTCTTGACTACCACCTTGCACGCCGTCGCAGTCGACATCCATGTTGGAAAGGGTTCCATTGCCGCCGGAGAGGTAGATGATGGAGGGTCGATGGGGGTCATTGGTGCAGTATGAGGTGGCTTTGCAGATGTCAGCACGATGCTAAGGATGACAGTTTTCATCGAACATGAACGTACTGTTTGTGCCATCATCAATGCTGTAAAAGCCCCCGGCCAAGCTATGTTGGCACGACGCGACCCTGTCCTTCAGCCCTTGGTAAAAGTCGTTCAAGTTATGGGGGACAGCATTGGCAAGGAAGGAGCTGTCGCCAGATGTTGGAGTCGCGGCGAGAAACAATAATAGTGTGCTGAATGTTCTCTTGCATAATTGAAGAGTGGGATATCGCATCGGATTCGCCGTGGACATGATCCCGGGCTGGAAGTTGGGGTCCAGCAACTACCTTATGGAAATTGCATAAAAAAATCCAAAAGCATTACCTGGCTATTCTCTACTGCGTCTTTGCGCAAATGAAATGGAATAGAAAACAGGGTGTCATCGTGCTTTTCTCTTGCGCGACCTCAAATCTCATGACAGGTCGTGAGAGGCGGCGCAGCTCCCTGCATTCACGGTCCACTCAGCGGACAGGCCCGAGCCGGAATCGCGGTCGGATTTAAGCTTCAGCTGGTGCTTCTTCGGACAGCAACCGCAACGGCCCAATCGGAAAAGAGGTCGCCGAGGCGAGACAACCTCACAGACATCGTATTGCGCATTTTGAcctccaaaaagaaacaccACGAGTGCCCTTCACAATCAGCCAACCAGTCTCGGGGAGACACACGTCTGACGGAGTGACCGCAGAATTGAAAAGTTGCGCTTCCGAAGGCGCCGGGATGATCTGTGTAAGATTTCGACGCGCTGATCGGCTTGAAACATTAAACTGACCATGTTATCACTCTCAGTGTCTTTGAGATGGCGTCGGATTGTCGTTATGTTCGGTGGCGCTGTTTTTCCGGCCGGAGGCCCCGCAAGATGTCCACTCCAGTGTTTCCGTCACCTATCGCCTAGAGAATCGCGCTATCTGGTAACAGCAACCCTTCGGCTTCCGACTCTTTGTTCACTGATATCTCCGCACAACAGGATGAGTAGCCTATTGCAAATCATAGACCTGCACAACCCTGTCGAGTTCGACGAGCTCCTTCATCAACGAGATCTCTGTGGCTGGGACAAGATGGCATCGGATATCGAGGCTTGGCGAACAGCCATGGATGCCGGAACCAGAGCAATGTTCTGGATTGTCCCGCCGTCTCTtgcccacctcccccttccagaCCGGTGCGCAGGACATATTGCTTTGGTCAGCGAGATGAGCCCCCCTAACGAGGAGCTCGCCCGACCGGACAAGTCTATCCTTTATATCTCGTCACTCTTCATCCGACCCGAGCACCGCGGAGGGCTTGGCCGAAAAGCGGTTCAGGCGCTTGAATCTTGGGCAAAAGTGCCCCCCTACGGCTCACCTCATTGCGAAGCAATAACCCTGACTGCTTTGGACCGACGATACACCGAGGATGACTCGGAAGAATGGGGTGGCGTGTGGGCCAGATTTGGTCAACAAGCACCAAAGAAAGGAAGCAGCACTGAAGATTGGTATGCCAGGATGGGCTATGTGAAGTGGAAGAGCCAGCCTATGTTCGACGAGCAGTTCCTCGATGGCACCAAGGTCAAGTTGGTTGCTGCTTTTCTGCGAAAGACTTTGAGGGAATAAACAGAAGTTGGATATTTCTGAGTGTAATCTTTTTCAGTCATGACGGCCCGACGTGCGTTCAAATCAATTGGCTTATCCAGCTTATCCACCGCTATCCAGGCAGCGACTCCACTACCAGTGATACGTAGGGTGAATGGCGGGCTCAGCATCAATACAATACGTCTCTGTGGTCTCCCACCTGCAACAAACCAACAGAAAGGAAAACTTGGGCCACCTCACGACATGACAGACATCGCCATGGATACCAGTGGCATTGAAGTCGATATGGTCCTCATAAACCCAGGAGACAAGACCGCCGAGCGGGGTGACCTCCAGACCTCTTTTCTCAACTGGCTACAAGACGACAACTCCAGAGCCAATTTGATCAACCATAGTGGGCATCGAAGACTTCTTATGGAGTCTCTAGGACATACAACGCGCCCGCTTCATGTCTTGGAAGTTGCAGACCTCTTTCGGTTCTTACAGGCGAAAACCGACAACATGAGCGAGGGATCTGCCAAGGAGTACCTGCGGTCAGAATTTGGATCCGATCTCAAGATCTTGCCCAACAATACCATTGTCATCAATCAGTCCTTGGACACGAAATTATCTTCAGAAATTTCCCATGAGATACTGGCCATCATCTGTACCCGCTATCTATTGCATTCAGGCTGGGCAGACCATCATAACATCCGATCCCCAGCCCAGGACGGGTGCGCGGATGAGAATagcgaagaggaagaggaagcgtACGACACGAGAGTGACGAGTGAAGAGTTTGCTCCTCTTCGCCTTCAGTTCCCATTCATTGCCTATGCAGCGCGGCACTGGATGGTTCACGTGGCCAAGACATGTCATTCTCATGACAGCTTGCCCCTGCTTTTGGTATCTGTCCTAGACGAGTTTCTCTTGCAAAATCCCAGGCCCTTCAGCGCCTGGATCGACATTGAATGGCGGCCATATGAAATGGGCGATTGGGTCACCACCGGCCACGGTGTCACCGCCCTTCATGTCGCGGCTCGCTATGGATGGAGACAGTACCTGGCTGCCCTGGTTGAGCGCTCCGCCACCAACGCAGAGCTGGATATTGACGGGGTTGACTTCAGCTCAAAGCAAACCCCGCTGTTTTTTGCGGCCAAGTATGGACACGCCGATTGTGTCAAATTACTGGCTGATGCCGGTGCCAGCCTTGAGATCAAGAATTGCAGCAAAGTCAATGTCTTGCGCCAAGCGATTGTTCGCAACCACGTTGCCGTGGTCAAAGTCCTGCTAGATTTGGGCCTGGATCCTATGCGGGAAGAGGGCAGCCGAGCCGGTAGCCCGGCGCTGAGATTGGCCTGCGAAAATGGGCAACTTGAGATTGTTGAAGCATGTTTGCCATGGCTAAAGGATCCTGAGGATGCCTACCGGGCCCTTGACTGGGCATTGACAAGGCGCGGCAACGTCTGTGTGGTGCAACGGCTTCTCCAGCATCCCGGTATCGACGTCAACAAAATCATTCGAGGCAATACGCTGCTCATCAAGGCATGCTGGTTTCATGATGTGGACTGCATGCAAATGTTGCTTTGCGCTGGAGCAGATGTCAACATCCTTGGATGTGGGGGTGACTTTGAGGACAATGGCACAAACTCGGATAGAGAAAGACATCCCCTGTCGCAATGGGTACAATGGGGAGATGCTGATGTCACGGCCTTGGAAGTCTACTGCTGCAGGCAGCGCCGTCCAAAGAAGCTGGATTCTAAAGCTCAACTGGAGCTCAAGCAGGGCCTTAACTTGCTTATTGGAGCTGGAGCcgacctccaccgccgcaaCAAGAGAGGTTTTGCCCCTATCGACATTGCAGCAAACCACCCGACCGCGCTACGACTTCTGATCGAGGCAGGCGCTGATTTCCATCACGAGAGTTCAGATGGAAGTACATTGCTGCACGTACCCAGAACCGGGGAGGACGGCTGGGAGCTTACCAAATTCCTTGTTGGAAAAGGCTTGAGCGTTGACAAGCCAAGATCAGACGGGCAAACACCATTTCATCTTTACATGAAAGAATATCTGAAAAGATACAGCTGTGACCGTGCAGCTGGATATCGGGATGCTGTCCGGTTCGTAGAGGAGCTAGGCCCTGACTGTTCGGTAGTTGATGCTGAAGGAAATGGAATTTTGCACATTCTCTTCATATCTAACGAAACAATTTCCGGAAAGCTTTCCGACTGGAATGAAGATCTCAAAAGAATTTTCGAAAGGCTCATTGCTCACGGTGCGCTGGTCCTCGAAAAGAATTACGCCGGAGAATCGTTGATCCATCTGGTGTCGGCCGAGAACATCGAAGCGATCCAATTTCTGATTGAGAAGGGTGTCGATCTCGAGACTCAAGATGACGAGGGCAAAACACTGTACATGCGAGCTGTGACTCAGGTATACGCTACCAAAACCCTGGATCGGCTTCAAGCGATGGGCGCCATGGTGAAGACGCGGGATTTCAAGGGCCGCACAGTCCTACACGAGGCGATCAAAGGTCACCGAACCGGCAAACTTGACATGATGGCGAAACGGCAACCGCTGGCCTACCTTGTCGAAGATCTTCAACTGGACCCCAGCGTCACTGACAATGAGGGCAATAGCCTTCTCCATGAGCTTGCGAGTTGCGACACAGATGAGTACAATCTTTATGGGGCATTGCTTGAATATGGGGTGGACAATGATGCGCGCAACAATGCCGGTCAGACCCCATTACATATCGTCTGTCAAAGGTGGGATGACAGCCACCTAAACTTTATGGCGTGGGGTGGATTTGAGAAGCAATTACTCTCCAGATCTCTCAAACACTGCACACACCAAGTCAATGCTGCGGACAACCATGGAGTCAGACCCATCCACTTGGCGGCCGAAAAGTCGGAATTTTTGGTCCAGCAACTTTTGGCTCTGGGAGCGACGATCATGGTAAGGACACATGACTGGATGACACCCTTACATATAGCCGCCAAAGAACACCAAAGTAATGTTGTTGCGATGCTGCTTACTGCCGCTACAACCGGCAACTATGGGAATCCAAAAGAGTTTCTTGAAACCAAGGGCAAACCTAAAACGTATACCGTCGGCAGTAGATGGACGGGACGACAAACGGGAAAGGAGCTAGGGCATAGTGCTCTTTATTATGGTGTGCAGTCTGGACGCCCAGAGACCGTTTCGCTTCTTTTGGGGGCTGGCGCCGAGGTGAAGTGGCAATCCGCCAAACTTTTGCAGGCCTGCGCCAactttgaagaagaaaaccgCAAGCTACCCCCACACCGCAGGTCCGGCACCAGGTTGAACGAGATTTTGGACATGCTTGTCACTTCAGGACTTGACCTCTCAGCACGCGCCAGCAGGAGAATGAACTCAATCACGCCACTGCTGCAGTTTGATCTAGCTGTTCACCGAGCGCTGGACGCCGGGTTCGATCACACTGTTTCATGTCTCTTGCAATATCAGCAGCCATCGTCACAATCGTCAGTCTCTTTGGTGTTTGCGCGGAAGTGGTTTGAGAGGCGGAAGGAATCTGGAGCCTCCGTCTTTCGAGAGACGAGCAACTTGTTGAGCACGGCAGCGGGAGACGCTCAAGCCATCCACGCCCTGGTCCAAAAGCTTCTCCTGGCGCGCGAGTTCGAGGTGGTTGAGTACATCTGCACCGTTCCACAGCAGGGCGCAGATGACCCATTGGTTGCAATCGACGACAAGGGGAAAACAATTTTGCACCTACTAATAAACAACGGATATGCAGCCTTGCTCGAGCGCATCTCGAGAGCAAGGGAGCAGCATGACAATCCACTAGAAAGCCTGCAAGCTCTTGTGAGTCGACAGGAAAAGGAAGGCGCCATTTTCCCGCTGGTCCTCGCTGCTTGTCACCGGACGCTTCCCAATATGGCCGTCCTCCGTGTAttggtcgaggtggtgaaAGTGTCAATCAATGATCCCCGGCGGTTTAGGGAACATGTACGTCCGCATTTCAGTTCTGAGTGGCGTTACCATCAGGGATATACGCCGCTTCATGGTGTGACAGGTCCAACACCATGGTGGCATTTGCACCAAGCTTTGCTATACTTGCTCTCGCAGAAACCCGACCTCGAGGTTTGTGCTCAGTATAGAGGAACGCCTCTTCACTTAGCACTTTCGCAAGCGGACAGTGATGGCAGTGCGGTTCGATTACTTCTAGAAGCAGGTGCCGATCCTAACGTGAAATGGGGAGGGCGAAGCTGCTTTGCCGTTGCTATGCAAGCTGGCAAGACCGAGCTTGGGCGCCTGCTGTTGGCACATGGAGCCAAGGTCACCTCATCGGACTTGAAGCATGGAGCAGAGGATGGCAAAACGGAGTTCTTCTCCGCTTGCGGATACAGTCTGAGTagtgaggaagagaaggagttggCAAGCCTTCTAACCAATGTCTCCAAAAAGTAGCTAGTACAGACACAGAATCGGACGCCTCTCTGGCTTTCGACTTTGGACTTTATTCAGAGAGTTCCCTCACTTGTTTCATTATAGCAAAGCCCTTCAACGCCCTGCCACAGCTTCAACAGGTCATTCATACTATGAGGGTATATCACTCGATGCGGAACCTGGGTACCTTTCTCTCTGACAACCCGATCTTGTCATCACAATCCGTCTGCCAAGTGACGGAGAAATTGTATACTGCTATTTTCTTTGCGGAATTGGCAGGCAGACTTCCGATTCCGTTGGACGCAGGTGATTTTGCGCACCATTTGGATTGGATGAGAACCTCGAATACCATGACTACCTGAGGGATTACAATCCATCTTGACAAGACGACACTGAGCTGGGCGGAATGGGCCTTGGGTCTGGTCAACACTGTCGTAACCACATTATCCTCCTGCGAAATGAGAACATGATAGGCGCGCGTCGCGGCGTCAAGCTCGGTGCAATTCGACCTGTTTCTTAACGGTCCGAAACGCATCACAAGGCCCCTGATATCACCGGTATTTGTGCGTAGCCAAGATTCGGCACCGCCGTTAGGCCCGTGG
This region includes:
- a CDS encoding uncharacterized protein (EggNog:ENOG503PYIF) is translated as MNKLKSFFRHKESPLLPPPSLSQEITLLPDSETWQGNLPCVHGPNDGCNNHNPARNPILFDSSLLPSGSKTKPSGNQPPTDPFPSSYAFHEIWSTLSKDPSLGCLTTLPPIHKSLPLSISFYHLYELLRKHRTNTLNPSEDLGILACAATTGSNPSLSWVLTPLITAQKTLHLEFALAFILQTDLGGWTEATTHGHAVVKHGLIGSGYRDFKPCLHTHIKFTSVKGEGKNHVRYSAVNFTTTDSEGAEKKHEWKSEEEKKIEGLFCGKCYTETVVRIRLIGDKTLVSVQVYKDLGEGLHPGDGKWLSLVRPDVAVQRDKSDFMRIPKAFETVLEDDQDN
- a CDS encoding uncharacterized protein (EggNog:ENOG503P4VW; COG:S); translation: MKTTTASTLVVAALAGLASTQQLPKFGLPNCASCISNMLALHMHLGCQQPDDIYCLCSKPDFNYGIHDCAVESCENIEQAEWVISEGKNICGRAPPAATTASKTLEGVEVIFTSSGRILETSTAVIGTVTPTPSSSSGVVTGKVDPVTSSLASLSTLLESLASTSASMEGKQQEPSATVTEVSGTPVGTATGTVTSSSQSAAGAVITAGLSLGLVGGLAGFLL
- a CDS encoding uncharacterized protein (CAZy:GH75; COG:G; EggNog:ENOG503P1KP), which produces MSTANPMRYPTLQLCKRTFSTLLLFLAATPTSGDSSFLANAVPHNLNDFYQGLKDRVASCQHSLAGGFYSIDDGTNTTSYCTNDPHRPSIIYLSGGNGTLSNMDVDCDGVQGGSQDDGRCSLGRSPDYQDATAFRDLIQSFKVGISDLNTYVHPYVVFGNSGSKPGWRTFDPTDYGVRPLSVMAVVCPGNKLVYGIWGDTNGDDGDNPMVGEVSIALATACWGKNMTGDSGYDGMDVLYVAFTGEDAVPGKDGADWAAKDYDSFERSIQPLGEKLVQRMRGVAVGRKAISLWAVAGGALAGGLWLAS
- a CDS encoding uncharacterized protein (EggNog:ENOG503P58Y), which translates into the protein MFGGAVFPAGGPARCPLQCFRHLSPRESRYLVTATLRLPTLCSLISPHNRMSSLLQIIDLHNPVEFDELLHQRDLCGWDKMASDIEAWRTAMDAGTRAMFWIVPPSLAHLPLPDRCAGHIALVSEMSPPNEELARPDKSILYISSLFIRPEHRGGLGRKAVQALESWAKVPPYGSPHCEAITLTALDRRYTEDDSEEWGGVWARFGQQAPKKGSSTEDWYARMGYVKWKSQPMFDEQFLDGTKVKLVAAFLRKTLRE